GAGCGCCGAGGAATGGCCCGCACGCGCAAACGTGACCCAACCCTTCTTGGTGCGTAGGACAGGGAACTCGTCCACGACCGACATCACCAGGTTCTCGATCTGCACGaactgggggggggagaaggaggagttatttttattgtattcattctttttgtgtCGTCTTTTGTGCTCAGACGATCATATATTtatgtgcttacatatatatatatatatatatatatatatatatatatatatatatatatatatatatatatatatatatatatatatatgcaaatagaacAAGGAAGGGaatttgtttgacatgaattctacatgtatgtgtgtgtgtgtgtgtgtgtcgtgtgcggaCTTTTTGTCGGACACTTCGTCGACAGACATCATGGGGTATATATTATCTAGGTTACTGTTGTTAATGGACCATAAAAAGCAGTGtgaggtttatatatgtatatgcatatgtatacacacacacacacacacacacgctataaagTAGATAAATGAACGATATTGTGAAAGACTAAACTCACGATGGAGTCGATGCCGAGGAAGAAGAGCATGAGGAAGAACAGGACGGACCAGAGCGGCGCGAAGGGCATGAGCGACAGGGCCTCCGGGTACGTGATGAACGCCAGGGCGGGACCTGCAAGTCCAGAGTTGGTAATCCTTCgagaatttatttttattctcttattattattattattattattattattattattattattattattattattattattgttataattattattattattattattattattattattatcattatcattattatcattatcattgttattatcataataataatgatagtaatgatatcattatcatgttcatgtttgttattgttatcaatatcattatttacatgattaccattaccatcactatcaatattattaatattatcagtaatattattctttctattattattattactatcatcatcattattatctctattatcattaatattatcattattatttttgttattgttattattatgatggttattatctttattaatattactattatgattactattcatTATTCGTTTGtgtcatttgtatgcatatatgggtaTGTGATTACAAAATCAATAAGATGtagccatagtaataataatgataataataataataatgataataataataataataataataataataataataataaaaataatagtaataataataataatagtaataataataataataataataataataataataataataataataataataataataataataataccttatctgaattacttttaaaaaatatgatcacAGGTAAATAATACTAAGTCTTCACTCGAAATTAATTACTGAACTACAAACCACCTTCCCGAGCTAACCAGCGGCTGTGAcattttccacggaggtgcccgTCTTGTGCGCCATGAACCCGAGGACGGAGAACACCACGAAGCCGGCGAAGAAGGAGGTGGCGCAGTTGAGGACGGGCACGAAGAGGGCGTCGCGGAGGCAGTTGTTGCGGAACTTATTAAAAGACCCCATGGTGGCCAAGGAGCCCCATCCTGTGCCGATCGAgaagaaaatctgaactgccgcgTCTGCCCAGACCTGCAGGAGTTTAAGGGATGTTATATCTAAAGGTGACTTCTTGTACTAAGGGAAGTTGTAAAGGTGACTTCTTCTTTTGGAACACTGAATGTGAGTGATGAGAAGTATTTGATCTGGCTAGGGGGTGTTTATTACCtcgtttcttaaaaaaataacaataaatcaaacCATTGAAGCAATTATAGAAAATGTATGACTGAAAATGTATAAACTATTAAAGCAAGAGATGTAACTGACACGATTTGATGCAATTCCTTCATCAGAATTCCCTGCAAATCTTACTTCGAGAAATCATAAGTTCTCATAAGTATCTTTTCTTCCGTAAAGTTACCTTGAGATCCCCCAGTTTGCTGAAATCCGGATAGATGTAATAGTAAATTCCGTCCCAGGCACCCGGGAGCGTCACACCTCGAATGAACAGGATTATCAGCatcaggaaaggaaaggaggaggtgaaCCACACGACCTGAAATCAACCAATATCTGTTAACCAAAACTGTATGAAAAATTAATTTCAGATGTCTCTTTCATACATTCTCCTTTAGAAGCtatatttgggattttttaattCATGGGTTTAAGTTTTTGTGGTGTTGAAACATTTGAGAAATCttcatacttttttcatatttaaacttCACTCTACCTTTCCGACAACTTTAACACCTCTGAAAACACAGAGGAATACAAATGTCCAAACAAAGAGGGTCGTGTTCACTATGGGCCACACGAAACCGCCTGGGTCGTCGATGTTTGAAGAGATCTCCAGAACGCGGTTGCTGTAGTCATCCATCAAATAGTAACAGAAAACGAGTAACTTtaacttttaaagaaaatggattgGAATGACTAATCTAGATATCATCAAtgtccaattatatatatatagtcgtatgaatatatattttttatttgtaatgacAGCTATTCACAAATTAGAAAATTAATTCTAACACAGACAGAGATATTCTCAAAAAGCATAGAAATGGACAGTGGCGTAACTATAGCTTACTTACTGAAAGAATTCATCGGCCGCTGAAACTGCCGTCTCCGTCGAATTAGTGAAGTTGGTCGTAGCAGACTGGAAATTAAACAAATCACATGGATATGAAAACGAATGCTAAACAAGACAGAGATGTTGAACATTACAGTtatgtataatgcacacacacacacacacacacacacacacacacacacacacacacacacacacacacacacacacacacacacacacacacacacacatatatatatatatatatatatatatatatatatatatatataaatttatacatatatatatatatataaacacacacacacacacacacacaacaaaataacacacacacacacacacacacacacacacacacacccacaccacacaaatatatatagatatatatatatatatatatatatatatatatatatatatatatatatatatatatatatatatatatatatatatgtgtgtgtgtgtgtgtgtgtgtgtgtgtgtgtgtgtgtgtatgtgtgtgtatgtttgtgtgtgtgtgtgtgtgcgtgtgtcgtgatacaggatagatatataaataaataaataaataaatgtgtatatatatatatatatatatatatatatatatatacatatatatgtatatgtgtgagtgtgcatacaatcatacatatatatacatatatatacatatatatatatatatatatatatatatatatatatatatttgtgtgcg
The genomic region above belongs to Penaeus monodon isolate SGIC_2016 unplaced genomic scaffold, NSTDA_Pmon_1 PmonScaffold_23082, whole genome shotgun sequence and contains:
- the LOC119570203 gene encoding sodium- and chloride-dependent GABA transporter 1-like → MLMLVGLPLFLLESAVGQFSSSSCLTLYSVAPAFKGIGFSSLLVTLIASTYYSVVVAYPLVYLFHSFSSQLPWASCDNYWNSPRCALSATTNFTNSTETAVSAADEFFHNRVLEISSNIDDPGGFVWPIVNTTLFVWTFVFLCVFRGVKVVGKVVWFTSSFPFLMLIILFIRGVTLPGAWDGIYYYIYPDFSKLGDLKVWADAAVQIFFSIGTGWGSLATMGSFNKFRNNCLRDALFVPVLNCATSFFAGFVVFSVLGFMAHKTGTSVENVTAAGPALAFITYPEALSLMPFAPLWSVLFFLMLFFLGIDSIFVQIENLVMSVVDEFPVLRTKKGWVTFA